From one Bradyrhizobium sp. Ash2021 genomic stretch:
- a CDS encoding uracil-DNA glycosylase, whose amino-acid sequence MIGEASDCARSLRSREAVALRKAMLRDPHIVRFTCFVAKLEKAHPDWEFPNFDPLDGGANADMLFLFEKPGRMTSAGGKGSGFISRNNDDPTAKATFDFMREANLCRGRTIIWNVVPGWNGTRKITKAELSAGVDALRGLLPMLPKLRTVILVGKKAQRAKPLVEPLGFRIFVSAHPSPLVRASQYGYMAQDPINLGTGGTLDRRSATKTLASNPISRYPPTRRGWRSLRRARRTGFQATSICSSNTAPSSTSSMEASGRLRI is encoded by the coding sequence GTGATCGGTGAAGCTTCCGATTGTGCTCGTTCTCTTCGCTCGCGCGAAGCCGTCGCGCTGCGTAAGGCGATGTTGCGCGATCCGCACATTGTGCGATTTACGTGCTTTGTTGCGAAGCTTGAAAAGGCGCATCCGGATTGGGAGTTTCCAAATTTCGATCCGCTCGATGGCGGCGCAAACGCCGATATGCTTTTTCTGTTCGAGAAACCTGGGCGAATGACATCTGCGGGCGGAAAGGGGTCCGGATTCATCTCTCGCAACAATGACGATCCGACGGCGAAAGCAACCTTTGACTTTATGAGAGAGGCGAACCTGTGCCGCGGCCGCACGATTATCTGGAACGTGGTCCCCGGATGGAACGGCACGCGCAAGATAACCAAGGCAGAGCTTTCGGCAGGCGTAGATGCTCTGAGAGGCTTGCTACCGATGCTGCCGAAGCTGCGCACCGTCATACTCGTTGGAAAAAAGGCACAGCGGGCCAAGCCGCTTGTTGAGCCCCTAGGCTTCCGGATTTTCGTTTCAGCCCACCCCTCACCGCTGGTGCGGGCCTCGCAATATGGATATATGGCGCAAGATCCCATCAATCTGGGCACAGGCGGCACGTTAGATCGGCGATCCGCGACAAAAACCCTCGCATCAAATCCTATCAGCCGTTATCCGCCTACGCGTCGCGGCTGGCGGTCGCTCCGGAGGGCGCGCCGGACAGGCTTCCAGGCGACCTCGATCTGTTCTTCGAATACGGCGCCATCGTCGACGAGCTCGATGGAGGCGAGCGGGAGGCTCCGAATCTGA
- a CDS encoding ATP-binding protein, translating into MAKKRNLSDGEIGIVKAMLRKGWRNDVIHFYFNKPDRLISSGRITQIKKGKYGASVEEAPPEELEAFISAWEDSDTKQPPAPSPVDIRILRSMFVRETGTWRLTGGETDRTECKAGFRLQPEERFSKALRAIAGLANNKGGYLLFGVTDATFQADGLADDVFTRSDISLINRILVGALDPVPHVTKGLIELGGKQVGVLYVEKHDHRPVVAIKNVGQDVKEGGIYFRYVGETRLIKPGELRQIIAAREQRAIAEFSARMNRVAIGKEATIDLDSGEVAGTSGKFLIDKSLLPSIQFVREGEFDEKKGAPALRLIGDVEPVSEVERERTKVIRENVTPDAVVRNFLRNEKVAEPMQYIHFQAHAQRKWFPVWFYVDQTQSTAGDVAEDLRKQVATYPSSRDALVDRLSGKDAAFRQSTGKAEALRGKLARGEIKAPTDVDEDVVFAAAAQALPTTVKAKDLESIRTILLDCLDRAQGTDPRSSNRRGTIYRAACRLDELIYSKK; encoded by the coding sequence ATGGCCAAAAAGCGCAATCTGTCCGACGGCGAGATCGGCATCGTAAAGGCGATGCTGCGGAAGGGTTGGCGGAACGACGTCATCCACTTCTACTTTAACAAGCCAGACCGGTTGATCAGCTCCGGACGCATCACCCAGATCAAGAAGGGCAAGTACGGGGCGTCCGTCGAGGAAGCCCCTCCGGAAGAACTGGAGGCGTTCATATCCGCCTGGGAAGATTCGGACACCAAGCAGCCTCCCGCGCCTTCCCCCGTCGATATACGAATCCTCCGCTCCATGTTCGTCCGCGAGACCGGGACGTGGCGACTGACCGGCGGCGAGACCGATCGTACCGAATGCAAAGCCGGCTTCCGGCTCCAGCCGGAGGAACGCTTCTCGAAAGCGCTTCGCGCAATCGCGGGCCTGGCCAACAATAAGGGAGGCTACCTGTTGTTCGGGGTCACGGACGCGACCTTCCAAGCCGACGGGCTCGCGGACGACGTCTTCACGAGATCCGATATCTCGCTCATCAACAGGATCCTGGTAGGTGCCCTCGATCCCGTCCCCCACGTCACGAAGGGGCTCATCGAGCTCGGCGGCAAGCAGGTCGGCGTTCTGTATGTGGAGAAGCACGATCACCGCCCCGTCGTCGCCATCAAGAACGTAGGTCAGGACGTCAAGGAAGGCGGCATCTACTTCCGCTACGTCGGGGAGACCCGCCTGATCAAGCCGGGCGAACTCAGGCAGATCATCGCCGCGCGGGAGCAGCGGGCGATCGCCGAGTTCAGCGCCCGCATGAACCGGGTCGCGATAGGCAAGGAAGCGACGATCGATCTCGACTCCGGCGAGGTCGCCGGCACCAGCGGCAAATTCCTCATCGACAAATCCCTGCTTCCGAGCATCCAGTTCGTGCGCGAAGGCGAATTCGACGAGAAGAAGGGCGCGCCAGCGCTCAGGCTGATCGGAGACGTCGAGCCGGTTTCGGAGGTCGAAAGGGAGCGAACGAAGGTCATCCGCGAGAACGTCACGCCCGACGCTGTCGTCCGCAACTTCCTGCGGAACGAAAAGGTCGCCGAGCCGATGCAGTACATCCACTTTCAGGCCCACGCCCAGCGCAAGTGGTTTCCCGTGTGGTTCTACGTCGACCAGACGCAGTCGACCGCCGGCGACGTCGCAGAGGATCTGCGTAAACAGGTCGCCACCTATCCGTCCTCGCGCGACGCGTTGGTCGACCGGCTCTCCGGAAAGGATGCGGCCTTCCGCCAATCCACCGGGAAGGCCGAAGCCCTACGCGGGAAACTAGCGCGGGGCGAGATCAAGGCACCGACGGACGTCGACGAGGACGTCGTTTTCGCCGCCGCAGCGCAAGCTCTACCGACGACGGTGAAGGCGAAGGACCTCGAGAGCATCCGGACGATCCTTCTCGACTGCCTGGATCGGGCACAGGGGACGGACCCGCGCAGCAGCAATCGTCGCGGAACGATCTATCGGGCCGCATGCCGTCTCGACGAATTGATCTACTCGAAAAAATAA
- a CDS encoding DUF2971 domain-containing protein, with the protein MHRRAERLAERFNQASTQRMAKGNERGAPTEPLFHYTSVAALAAIIASETFWFTSVYHMDDDQELLFGFGISHALLAAALEREDANVKVFLKPLVEDVGFTRIRNRFEFYSASFGQKDDARQWTDYADGGKGVAIGLAPKFFGFVKKEDYEPWEKTFLGKVEYGEPAAKVRHAAIVDSAVQTIKQAHKQGLLLKAEDEEAFLHLMAAYMFVEILWNSVTTKSDKWSHQIETRLLAVNDLKDPHIEIKNAPARPRVEIPQPLLKANITEIMMGPKADDDARARVRQLLDDSGLASVSITSASAT; encoded by the coding sequence ATGCATCGTCGCGCGGAGAGGCTTGCCGAACGGTTCAACCAAGCCAGTACGCAACGGATGGCGAAGGGCAACGAGCGGGGCGCTCCGACCGAACCTCTCTTCCACTACACGTCAGTAGCCGCGCTGGCGGCCATCATCGCTTCGGAGACTTTCTGGTTCACCAGCGTCTATCACATGGACGACGATCAGGAATTGTTGTTCGGGTTCGGGATCTCGCACGCTTTGCTGGCGGCCGCGCTGGAGCGCGAGGACGCCAACGTGAAGGTCTTTCTCAAGCCTCTCGTCGAAGACGTCGGATTCACAAGGATCAGGAACCGGTTCGAATTCTACTCCGCCAGCTTCGGCCAGAAGGACGACGCCAGGCAGTGGACCGACTACGCCGACGGCGGCAAAGGCGTCGCGATCGGCCTGGCACCGAAGTTCTTCGGCTTCGTCAAGAAGGAGGACTACGAGCCTTGGGAAAAGACCTTCCTCGGGAAGGTCGAATACGGCGAGCCCGCGGCGAAGGTCCGCCACGCCGCCATCGTCGACAGCGCCGTGCAGACGATCAAACAGGCCCACAAGCAGGGACTACTGCTGAAGGCGGAGGACGAGGAGGCGTTCCTGCATCTGATGGCGGCCTACATGTTCGTCGAGATTCTTTGGAATTCAGTCACGACCAAGTCCGACAAATGGTCCCATCAGATCGAGACGAGGCTTCTGGCCGTCAACGATCTCAAGGACCCGCACATCGAGATCAAGAACGCGCCGGCGCGTCCGCGCGTCGAGATTCCGCAGCCGCTCCTGAAGGCCAACATCACCGAAATCATGATGGGGCCGAAGGCGGACGACGACGCGAGAGCAAGAGTTCGGCAGTTGTTGGACGACAGCGGACTTGCAAGCGTCTCGATAACGTCGGCATCAGCGACCTAG
- a CDS encoding 3'-5' exonuclease, protein MFQDTISLAAMADALSRSADYRVLRRLTPRIPSVPLIGHDTRTAVLLDTETTGLDTQKNEIIELGMVKFDYFPDGRIAGLRDTFSAFNEPSVPIPSEITALTGITDEMVAGHRIDEAAVAAFVDDAVIAIAHNSGFDRKFAERYWPGFEQKPWACSATEIEWRKHGFAGAQLGYLLNGAGYFHAAHRAVDDCHALLEVLAFELPATGAPALALLLETARRPTVRVWAEQSPFELKDSLKRRGYKWSDGSDGRPKSWYVDVCETVLQDEIAFLRTEIYLRDVEPRQQALTAFTRFSARV, encoded by the coding sequence ATGTTTCAAGACACCATCAGCCTGGCCGCCATGGCCGACGCTCTAAGTCGGTCGGCCGACTATCGCGTCCTGCGACGGCTGACTCCAAGGATTCCGTCTGTGCCACTCATCGGTCACGACACGCGGACCGCCGTGCTGCTCGACACCGAAACCACGGGCCTCGACACTCAGAAAAACGAGATCATCGAGCTCGGGATGGTCAAGTTCGACTACTTTCCGGACGGTCGTATCGCCGGCCTAAGAGACACGTTCTCCGCCTTTAACGAGCCGTCGGTCCCGATTCCATCCGAGATCACCGCGCTAACCGGAATCACCGACGAGATGGTTGCCGGACATCGGATAGACGAGGCGGCGGTGGCGGCGTTCGTCGACGACGCCGTGATCGCGATCGCACACAATAGTGGGTTTGATCGGAAATTCGCCGAACGTTATTGGCCGGGGTTCGAACAGAAGCCTTGGGCCTGTAGCGCCACCGAGATCGAGTGGAGAAAGCACGGTTTCGCGGGCGCGCAACTCGGCTATCTGCTGAACGGCGCGGGCTATTTCCATGCCGCCCACCGCGCCGTCGACGATTGCCACGCGCTGCTGGAGGTCCTCGCGTTCGAACTGCCGGCGACCGGCGCGCCGGCGCTCGCGCTGCTGTTGGAGACCGCCCGCAGGCCGACGGTGCGCGTCTGGGCCGAGCAATCGCCGTTCGAACTGAAGGACTCGTTGAAGCGCCGCGGCTACAAGTGGTCCGATGGCAGCGACGGCAGACCGAAGAGTTGGTACGTCGACGTCTGCGAGACCGTGCTGCAGGACGAGATAGCTTTCCTGCGGACTGAGATCTACCTTCGTGACGTGGAGCCCCGGCAGCAGGCTCTGACCGCCTTCACGCGGTTCTCGGCGAGGGTCTAG
- a CDS encoding serine protease — protein MKRRPRHAFDVAQILIATVSVSLAMLCSLSHADELTADQLKGSSPYLEAARRYLQSTDRKIIGGRAAPQGTFKWQTSLQVSWIPGGVDAHFCGGSIVAPDWILTAGHCMEDLKSTDVRIVAGTTDLRKTGQTRSVRRIIIHDKYATDDSHLVAGPHPINDVALVQVFKPFEMNSQIQPLPLIDAATEASVALPNAEVTASGFGLTKASGKPVPGLLFVDVPFRSREECNRSQSYDNAITDGMLCAGAKNKDSCQDDSGGPLTYHPFKDDAVQLGIVGWGDKCGVQNKFGVYTRVTAYRDWISACMADPNDTAKCPRK, from the coding sequence ATGAAGAGGCGACCGAGACACGCGTTCGACGTCGCTCAAATACTTATTGCGACTGTGTCAGTTAGCCTAGCGATGCTTTGCTCGCTTTCTCACGCCGACGAACTAACGGCGGACCAGCTCAAGGGCTCGTCCCCCTATCTCGAGGCAGCCCGTCGTTACCTGCAGAGCACCGACCGGAAGATCATCGGTGGGCGCGCGGCACCTCAGGGGACTTTCAAATGGCAGACCTCCCTCCAGGTCTCATGGATACCCGGCGGGGTGGATGCTCACTTCTGCGGAGGATCGATTGTCGCCCCGGACTGGATATTGACGGCCGGTCATTGCATGGAGGATTTGAAATCGACCGACGTTCGGATCGTAGCGGGGACGACTGACTTGAGGAAGACCGGTCAGACGCGAAGCGTTAGGCGGATCATCATCCACGACAAATATGCAACCGACGACTCGCACCTGGTGGCCGGTCCGCATCCTATCAACGATGTTGCCTTGGTCCAGGTCTTCAAACCCTTCGAGATGAACTCGCAGATTCAGCCGCTACCCCTAATCGACGCTGCGACCGAGGCGTCGGTTGCGCTTCCCAATGCCGAAGTTACTGCTTCGGGTTTTGGTTTGACGAAGGCCAGCGGAAAGCCAGTTCCCGGCTTGCTCTTCGTCGATGTTCCATTTCGCAGCCGAGAGGAATGCAATCGTTCGCAGAGCTATGACAACGCCATCACGGACGGAATGCTCTGCGCCGGCGCGAAGAATAAGGACTCCTGCCAAGACGACAGCGGCGGGCCTTTAACCTATCATCCGTTCAAGGACGATGCGGTGCAATTAGGAATCGTCGGCTGGGGCGACAAGTGCGGCGTTCAGAACAAATTCGGCGTTTACACTCGCGTGACCGCATATAGGGATTGGATTTCTGCGTGCATGGCCGATCCTAACGACACGGCGAAGTGCCCACGCAAATGA
- a CDS encoding caspase family protein: MDLIIWGFEMKCFSKVAPLMALVCLAANCLADEPSKYMFERPVPRKAYVLSISDYDHEDKLPSSIKDETTVKAKLADLGFVVTIATDEAKRNADGLRTDLKFFFSSVKRGDIVLFYYSGHGFWFRGRNFIVPSTADNADPPKQPGSDSPVDPEDLNVSVAEVVTIIDHVGAGQATIVIDACRDAPKFPMSKADALQKKVDLLQGASSLLFFAAQEGYSAEGSGSETQNSKYTGYWLKYLDQSGQPIIEAHRLATIAVQLATQGNQIPEVGGVYTGALYPAPSLQVLEEEKASWQAILTAGTEQDANFYVRRLPGSRYVAAARQWLVDREKEPKKTSTSQINPLAVENVGKFSTVISSRVFPVDANKSGATLATVVPGLTGNLEFAGAQSSNVTEAGTFSKPFVTARATISTFDRPSLSGTKNLTLNKGDSFTVSNFLRVGQTNWIEASSLDGKTLYIPDAAVPDLRNLAAAKTRTADVTFGSGDILSPPNFAALSSTVSELGAKNIVGVSIRIRPPSAADQSYAAESSRLRLTRIRSQLMGLGIQNTLIGGIIEQGKGDTPENAARVTMAINRESK, translated from the coding sequence ATGGATCTCATAATTTGGGGCTTTGAGATGAAATGCTTCTCGAAGGTAGCGCCGCTGATGGCTTTAGTTTGCCTTGCGGCGAATTGCCTTGCGGATGAGCCCTCGAAGTACATGTTTGAGCGGCCCGTACCAAGAAAGGCTTACGTACTTTCCATCAGCGACTACGACCATGAAGACAAACTTCCTAGCTCGATCAAAGACGAGACGACCGTCAAGGCAAAGTTAGCCGATCTCGGCTTCGTTGTTACCATCGCTACCGACGAGGCAAAGCGGAATGCAGACGGATTGCGGACGGATCTGAAGTTCTTTTTCAGCTCGGTCAAGCGAGGAGATATCGTCCTGTTTTACTATTCAGGACATGGGTTCTGGTTCAGGGGACGAAACTTCATCGTCCCATCGACAGCCGACAACGCCGATCCGCCAAAGCAACCGGGGAGTGACAGTCCGGTCGATCCAGAGGACCTCAACGTTTCCGTCGCAGAAGTCGTAACGATCATTGACCACGTGGGAGCTGGCCAAGCAACGATCGTGATAGATGCATGTCGCGACGCCCCCAAGTTTCCAATGTCGAAAGCCGACGCCCTTCAGAAGAAGGTAGATCTCTTGCAAGGTGCGTCATCTCTTCTTTTCTTTGCCGCGCAGGAGGGTTATTCCGCTGAAGGAAGCGGCAGCGAGACTCAAAACAGCAAATATACCGGCTACTGGTTGAAGTATCTTGATCAATCTGGACAGCCCATTATCGAAGCCCATCGACTGGCAACCATTGCAGTCCAACTTGCGACACAAGGTAACCAGATTCCCGAAGTTGGCGGTGTGTATACTGGTGCTCTGTATCCCGCCCCCTCACTCCAAGTGCTTGAGGAGGAAAAAGCGAGCTGGCAGGCTATCCTGACAGCCGGGACGGAGCAGGATGCCAACTTCTATGTTCGCCGCCTGCCCGGGTCCCGATACGTGGCGGCCGCTCGACAGTGGCTTGTAGATCGAGAGAAGGAACCCAAGAAAACATCTACTAGCCAGATCAATCCTCTCGCCGTCGAGAATGTCGGTAAGTTCTCTACCGTCATTAGTTCGCGCGTGTTTCCAGTGGATGCAAACAAGTCAGGCGCGACCCTAGCTACAGTGGTTCCTGGACTTACCGGGAATCTCGAGTTTGCTGGAGCTCAATCGTCCAACGTTACCGAGGCAGGAACTTTTTCGAAGCCTTTCGTCACGGCGCGGGCGACGATCAGCACGTTCGATAGGCCGAGCCTCTCAGGAACGAAGAATTTGACCCTGAACAAAGGCGACAGCTTTACCGTTAGCAACTTCCTGAGAGTCGGACAGACGAATTGGATCGAAGCATCCAGTCTTGACGGAAAGACACTATACATTCCCGACGCAGCCGTTCCCGACCTACGCAACCTGGCAGCGGCTAAAACGCGCACCGCGGATGTTACTTTTGGCAGCGGCGATATTCTATCTCCTCCAAACTTCGCCGCCCTTTCGAGTACTGTCAGCGAACTGGGCGCGAAGAACATAGTGGGTGTCAGCATCCGTATTCGACCACCCTCCGCTGCGGATCAGTCTTACGCGGCTGAGTCCTCACGATTGCGCCTGACAAGAATCCGATCGCAATTGATGGGTCTCGGCATTCAGAATACTCTCATCGGTGGGATCATCGAACAGGGCAAAGGTGACACACCTGAAAATGCGGCCCGCGTAACCATGGCCATAAATCGGGAGTCAAAATGA
- a CDS encoding DUF6538 domain-containing protein, producing MPTIKMPTPRKRPTSQFYWLRKKVPSGLRALVGKTEVWASLKTKDERKANIRIGAVNAAIEAEWGRLRAGRPSTRDHDLELEPAPFKLTHQDLHALRAAAHLNIRDAWIKEPPTGFRKLRLSCRDDQSLQEDAEQWLESGGYEASMENIERLKPLLVRARNEATKDVERALAGDYRPSPELEGAPRRTTPALDFIRAFEEFAVKGGLKGGKFGPTAKRWRPKIKAFCNFLGHRDLKHITTGDGYDWIDRLIENKYAHKSIKDVWVAALSATAGFMVERRKLDQNPFLRLKVREDKSDATATEAQQQQPPRKGFTPEEAKLILTGTLAAPSPLISVEMRAARRWLAWLCAYSGARVNELTSLHPDDISSVTNSIWCMTIKPSLEKTAQWRVVPIHSHVIEQGFLAYVEERRKRGKPLFYDPDRGRGGKSGNPQFKKVAERIGEWVHGLGIPVGVKPSHAWRHLFKSVARHVGMDREVEGFITGHRPKDSNAGNDYGDRWIRTMSAEIEKYPRFRIAALDKSPAPHKRHRRTNAEVVASKAVREKRKVARSVGAK from the coding sequence ATGCCGACGATCAAGATGCCGACTCCGCGAAAACGCCCGACCTCGCAATTTTACTGGTTACGCAAGAAGGTGCCGTCGGGGTTGCGCGCCCTGGTCGGCAAGACCGAGGTATGGGCGAGCCTCAAAACCAAGGACGAGCGGAAGGCCAATATTCGGATTGGGGCTGTCAACGCCGCGATCGAGGCCGAATGGGGCCGCCTCCGAGCCGGCCGGCCGTCCACCCGGGACCACGACCTGGAACTCGAACCCGCTCCCTTCAAGCTCACCCACCAGGATCTGCACGCGCTGCGCGCCGCCGCGCACCTCAATATCCGCGACGCCTGGATCAAGGAGCCGCCGACCGGCTTCCGCAAGCTCAGGCTGTCCTGCCGGGATGATCAGTCCCTGCAGGAGGACGCCGAGCAATGGCTTGAGAGCGGCGGATACGAGGCCTCGATGGAGAACATCGAGCGTCTCAAGCCACTGCTAGTCAGAGCCAGGAACGAGGCCACCAAAGATGTCGAGCGCGCCCTCGCCGGCGACTATCGGCCGAGTCCGGAACTCGAGGGCGCACCGCGGCGCACGACGCCCGCGCTCGACTTCATCAGGGCGTTCGAGGAATTCGCGGTCAAGGGCGGCCTTAAGGGCGGCAAGTTCGGGCCCACGGCGAAGCGCTGGCGGCCGAAGATCAAGGCGTTCTGCAATTTCCTGGGCCACCGCGACCTGAAGCACATTACGACCGGCGACGGTTACGATTGGATAGACCGCCTGATCGAGAACAAATATGCGCACAAGTCGATCAAGGACGTCTGGGTGGCCGCCCTGTCGGCTACCGCCGGCTTCATGGTGGAGCGGCGCAAGCTCGACCAGAACCCGTTTCTGCGGCTGAAGGTCCGCGAGGACAAGTCGGATGCGACCGCGACCGAAGCGCAGCAACAGCAGCCGCCGCGAAAGGGCTTCACGCCGGAGGAAGCCAAGCTCATCCTGACCGGCACCCTCGCCGCTCCGAGCCCTCTAATTTCCGTCGAAATGAGGGCGGCGCGGCGCTGGCTGGCGTGGCTGTGCGCCTACAGCGGCGCACGCGTCAATGAGCTCACCAGCCTGCATCCCGACGACATCTCTTCCGTCACCAACAGCATCTGGTGTATGACCATCAAGCCGTCGCTCGAAAAGACGGCGCAATGGCGCGTCGTACCGATCCATTCGCACGTGATCGAGCAGGGCTTCCTCGCCTACGTCGAGGAACGCCGCAAACGGGGCAAGCCGCTCTTCTACGATCCGGATCGCGGCCGCGGCGGCAAGTCCGGCAATCCGCAGTTCAAGAAGGTCGCAGAACGGATCGGCGAATGGGTGCACGGCCTTGGCATCCCGGTCGGCGTGAAGCCGAGCCACGCCTGGCGCCATCTGTTCAAGAGCGTGGCGCGGCACGTCGGGATGGATCGCGAGGTCGAAGGCTTCATCACGGGTCACCGTCCGAAGGATTCGAACGCGGGCAACGACTACGGCGACCGTTGGATCAGGACGATGTCCGCGGAAATTGAGAAGTATCCGCGCTTCAGGATCGCCGCCTTAGACAAGTCGCCTGCGCCTCACAAGAGACATCGTCGGACCAATGCCGAAGTCGTCGCCTCCAAGGCTGTGAGGGAAAAGCGCAAGGTAGCGCGCTCGGTCGGAGCGAAATAA
- a CDS encoding glutathione S-transferase family protein, with translation MSEMYKLYGTPTSYYTAKVRAYLRYKAIPYEEILTTEEVYRNVIVARTGVWMIPTLVTPDGKVVQDSTEIIDLLEDRYPQAPVHPVEPWQRLSALLMELYGDEWLIMTAIHYRWTKPENREFAIEEFGKQARPTGSPQEQREAGLEKARIFGGWVGLFGIDANTGPAIEEAYEEFLGALNEHFRDYEFLFGSRPSIADFSFFGGLYAVLNRDPLSGRLMKSIAPRVVQWVERMLEPKPRSGDFLPNDQVSTALNPILRAIFHDQFPVLREIVDRVDSWSRDNAGVPFPKTIGLQDFELRGRRGSRCVYPYPQWMLQRVLQHYRSIDPSQRKAVDAQLRDLGGFNHMQIEIPQPIVRSEFRLRPAATNEA, from the coding sequence ATGAGTGAAATGTACAAGCTCTACGGAACCCCTACATCGTACTATACGGCGAAGGTTCGCGCGTATCTGCGGTATAAGGCAATTCCCTACGAAGAAATCTTGACCACCGAAGAGGTATACCGGAACGTTATCGTCGCTCGCACCGGCGTCTGGATGATTCCGACCCTCGTCACGCCAGACGGAAAGGTGGTACAGGATAGCACTGAAATTATAGACCTCTTAGAGGATCGCTACCCACAAGCGCCCGTCCATCCCGTCGAGCCCTGGCAGAGGCTCTCCGCCCTCCTGATGGAGCTCTACGGGGACGAATGGTTGATAATGACCGCGATCCACTACAGGTGGACCAAACCTGAAAACCGCGAATTCGCGATCGAAGAATTCGGAAAGCAAGCGCGCCCTACCGGCTCTCCGCAAGAGCAGCGGGAAGCCGGGCTCGAGAAGGCCCGCATCTTCGGAGGCTGGGTCGGACTCTTCGGAATCGACGCCAATACGGGGCCGGCGATCGAGGAGGCCTACGAGGAATTCCTCGGAGCCTTGAATGAACATTTTCGAGATTATGAGTTTCTCTTCGGATCGCGGCCTTCGATCGCTGATTTCAGCTTCTTCGGCGGATTGTACGCTGTCCTAAATCGCGATCCATTGTCGGGTCGGCTCATGAAGAGCATTGCTCCGAGAGTAGTTCAGTGGGTCGAGCGTATGCTTGAGCCGAAACCGAGGAGCGGAGACTTCTTGCCCAACGATCAAGTCTCGACTGCATTGAATCCGATTCTGCGAGCAATCTTCCATGACCAATTTCCCGTTCTGCGCGAGATCGTGGATCGTGTGGATTCATGGTCCCGGGACAATGCGGGGGTCCCCTTTCCAAAGACCATCGGCCTGCAAGATTTCGAGCTGAGAGGCAGGAGGGGATCTCGATGCGTGTATCCCTATCCGCAATGGATGCTCCAACGAGTATTGCAGCACTATCGATCGATCGACCCTTCGCAAAGGAAAGCTGTCGACGCCCAACTACGCGACCTCGGAGGCTTTAATCACATGCAAATTGAGATACCGCAACCGATCGTGCGGTCCGAATTCAGGTTGCGCCCGGCAGCGACAAACGAAGCATGA
- a CDS encoding glutathione S-transferase family protein translates to MIDIYTLYGAQISNYSAKVRSYLIYRNIPFQEVVASNYVYDKLLVPTIGFRMMPVVRTPDGRLLQDSTEIIDSLEMHFPNAPVYPSGARQRLAALLLEAYAHDWVRIPAMYYRWGFPEYNHEYLIREFGRMYEPTLSLESQAALGDSSSAWTRDRLPALGVTKRTIPQFEAWTEKLLGWLNAHFDRYPYLLGTKPCTADFTFMGPLYGHLYRDPYSHALIKRSAPSVVRWVERMNSVPASEGAFLPDDEVPASLLPMLLHAFEEYVPVAYDTVERVAAWIEGHPGEPVPRFLGTHKFTIGGVTEDRNVWTCIQFMIQRPLAAYQSAKDADRAEMDSLLSSIGPNCGLDFRVARPVKREHYKLVAAS, encoded by the coding sequence ATGATCGACATCTACACGTTGTATGGCGCTCAGATTTCCAACTATAGCGCCAAGGTCCGATCTTATCTGATCTATAGGAACATCCCCTTTCAGGAAGTGGTCGCGTCGAATTACGTCTACGACAAGCTCTTGGTGCCGACGATCGGGTTCAGGATGATGCCTGTGGTCAGAACTCCCGACGGCAGGCTGCTGCAGGACTCCACCGAAATCATCGATTCATTGGAAATGCACTTTCCCAACGCGCCGGTCTACCCGTCGGGCGCTCGCCAGCGCCTTGCCGCTCTACTGCTCGAGGCCTATGCCCACGACTGGGTGCGTATTCCCGCGATGTACTACAGATGGGGATTTCCCGAATACAACCACGAATATCTCATCCGGGAATTCGGTCGGATGTACGAGCCGACGCTCAGCCTGGAGAGTCAGGCGGCTCTGGGCGATAGCAGCTCGGCGTGGACGCGGGATCGTCTGCCGGCGCTCGGTGTGACCAAAAGAACCATCCCTCAGTTCGAGGCCTGGACCGAAAAACTATTGGGCTGGCTGAATGCGCACTTTGACCGCTACCCTTATCTTCTCGGTACGAAGCCGTGTACTGCCGACTTCACTTTCATGGGGCCGCTCTACGGGCATCTGTATCGCGATCCGTATTCGCATGCGCTGATCAAGCGCTCGGCGCCAAGCGTCGTTCGCTGGGTCGAGAGGATGAATTCCGTGCCCGCGAGCGAAGGGGCGTTCCTACCCGACGATGAGGTGCCGGCATCGTTGCTCCCGATGCTTCTCCACGCTTTCGAGGAATACGTTCCGGTGGCCTACGACACTGTCGAACGTGTGGCCGCTTGGATCGAGGGCCACCCTGGAGAGCCCGTTCCCCGCTTCCTGGGCACGCACAAGTTCACCATCGGCGGCGTCACTGAGGACAGGAATGTCTGGACTTGCATACAGTTCATGATCCAGAGGCCGTTGGCAGCGTATCAGTCGGCCAAAGATGCTGACAGAGCCGAAATGGATTCGCTCCTTTCGTCGATAGGACCAAACTGCGGCCTGGACTTCAGGGTGGCTCGACCAGTGAAACGGGAGCACTACAAGTTGGTGGCAGCGTCATGA